A single Paenibacillus sp. FSL R5-0517 DNA region contains:
- a CDS encoding family 43 glycosylhydrolase, with product MNNQLTNGGIWYDSSGQPIHAHGGHILFHDDYYYWYGEDRRDDIYVSCYRSKDLFNWEFRSHIITISTPVASIRVRTNLRLMSDKGGKVNLERPKVLFNAVTKKFVLWVHYENGDNYNDAACAIATSDYPDSHFVYHGSFNPYGYMSRDCTLFQDDDGKAYFISAARDNADLHIYRLQEDYLNVERLVETLWQGEYREAPAVFKRNGKYYMLSSFCTGWEPNQGKFAIADTMDGPWGMLSDFGDETTYRT from the coding sequence TCAGCCGATCCACGCCCATGGTGGACATATATTATTCCATGACGATTATTATTACTGGTATGGCGAAGATCGAAGAGACGATATATATGTGAGTTGTTATCGTTCCAAGGATCTATTCAACTGGGAGTTTCGAAGCCATATCATTACGATATCTACTCCAGTGGCATCCATTCGAGTTCGGACGAATCTGAGATTAATGAGTGACAAAGGCGGAAAGGTCAATCTCGAACGACCTAAAGTGCTGTTCAACGCGGTGACCAAGAAGTTCGTACTTTGGGTTCACTATGAGAATGGTGATAATTATAACGATGCCGCATGCGCCATCGCCACCTCGGATTATCCGGATAGCCATTTTGTTTATCATGGTAGCTTTAATCCCTATGGGTATATGTCGCGTGACTGCACACTCTTTCAGGACGATGACGGAAAGGCATATTTCATTTCAGCTGCAAGAGACAATGCGGATCTTCATATCTATCGACTACAGGAGGATTATCTTAATGTGGAACGTCTTGTCGAAACGTTGTGGCAGGGGGAGTATCGGGAGGCGCCAGCCGTATTCAAGCGGAATGGAAAGTATTATATGCTGAGTTCATTTTGCACCGGTTGGGAACCCAATCAAGGGAAGTTCGCGATAGCTGATACGATGGATGGCCCATGGGGAATGCTCAGCGACTTTGGGGATGAAACGACGTATCGAACGTAG
- a CDS encoding DinB family protein, translating into MVERPNTDEYGAFYEGYIRLVPEGNIIERLELQANIVPTLLSSLTEEQANYRYDEGKWSVKEVIGHLLDNERIMSSRLLRIARGDKTNHPGYDQDVLMQSHPFNAYTLADLSEEYAVTRRSTILMLRRLTPEAWLCRGLVSENPASTRSIAYVMAGHELHHLSVLRDRYSLDLKL; encoded by the coding sequence ATGGTTGAACGACCTAACACAGATGAATATGGAGCTTTTTATGAAGGTTATATCCGGCTTGTGCCTGAAGGGAACATCATCGAACGCTTGGAACTGCAAGCCAATATCGTACCAACGTTGCTCTCTTCATTAACAGAGGAGCAAGCAAATTATCGTTACGACGAAGGCAAATGGAGCGTGAAGGAGGTCATCGGCCATCTTCTGGATAACGAACGCATTATGAGCAGCCGATTGCTTCGTATCGCCAGAGGTGACAAAACGAATCATCCCGGTTACGATCAGGACGTGCTTATGCAGAGCCATCCCTTCAATGCGTATACACTGGCCGATTTGAGTGAAGAATATGCCGTTACACGCCGCTCAACCATTCTAATGCTCCGTCGCCTCACGCCGGAAGCTTGGCTCTGTAGAGGACTCGTCAGTGAGAATCCTGCTTCAACTCGATCGATAGCATATGTTATGGCTGGACATGAGCTCCACCATTTATCCGTACTTCGCGATCGTTATTCGTTAGATTTGAAATTATAA